A genomic window from Melanotaenia boesemani isolate fMelBoe1 chromosome 15, fMelBoe1.pri, whole genome shotgun sequence includes:
- the trpv1 gene encoding transient receptor potential cation channel subfamily V member 1: MQKSEMFGFALEADDRTEEEKSLKKAAKKDGLASSLGLCKEAPKAPMDTDYQEEMEDIKPTIRFNLNFDKRIRGEEQDTRKDSTKFTIERLFEAVASRDVRKLDGLHEYLHRNMKKLSDSLYRSYGKTTLMKGLLHLKDGNNMTVQMLLDISEKMGDIKEFVNAAYTSPYYKGQTALHIAIERRSITYVQLLVKKGADVHARACGKFFQPHDGPYFYFGELPLSLAACTNQPEMVDYLMENEYQQADAMLRDSQGNTVLHALVVVADNSKENTDFITSMYDRILTTTARLHPKVKLVDIENNKGLTPLKMAAKTGKIGIFSHILKREFHQSHTKHLSRKFTEWVYGPVHCSLFDLASVDSYENNSVLEILVYGSGIPNRHEMLQTELLSRLLEEKWKRFAGRLFFLQFLVYLLYLAIFTIVGYNKKDDKPPFPIEYNTLGYLYFAGQVLVLVANCYFFILGIVDMRRKRPKLQTLLVDGYYEILFFVQGILFLISTGLYLGGRQEYLGFLVMCLAFSWVNVLYYSRGDKHMGIYSVMIQKMILSDILRFLFVYLVFLFGFSAAVVTLLIEPPEKNTTATRATRFFEHTGPSEDCVKVSYRNISYTTLQLFKFTIGMGDMEFTQDYQYKEIFYVLLIGYIILTYILLLNMLIALMNRTVEKITMESASIWKLQRAITILDMERRLPFCLKERFRCGVKKNLGTETGDDHRWCFRVEEVNWNKWNINLGKIDEDPGYWDCTQSPDSESTPRRPNRGRSWRGLFAGSRRVQTYQSTEMSLLPV, encoded by the exons ATGCAGAAGTCAGAGATGTTTGGCTTCGCTCTGGAGGCGGATGAcaggacagaggaggagaaatcGCTGAAAAAAGCAGCAAAGAAGGATGGTCTGGCTTCCTCTTTGGGTTTGTGCAAGGAGGCCCCTAAAGCTCCCATGGACACTGATTACCAAGAGGAAATGGAAGATATCAAACCTACAATCAGATTTAATCTCAATTTTGACAA GAGGATTCGAGGTGAGGAGCAGGACACTCGGAAAGACAGCACAAAATTTACTATTGAGCGATTGTTTGAAGCGGTAGCCAGCAGGGATGTCAGAAAGCTGGACGGCCTTCATGAGTACCTGcacagaaacatgaagaaactcTCAGACTCTTTGT ATCGGTCCTATGGTAAAACCACACTGATGAAAGGTCTGCTGCACCTCAAAGATGGCAACAACATGACTGTACAGATGTTACTGGACATTTCAGAGAAGATGGGTGACATTAAGGAGTTTGTGAATGCAGCTTACACAAGCCCCTACTATAAAG GTCAGACAGCTCTACATATTGCCATTGAGAGGAGAAGTATTACCTATGTGCAGCTCCTGGTTAAAAAAGGTGCAGACGTCCACGCCAGAGCCTGCGGGAAGTTCTTTCAGCCTCATGACGGTCCTTACTTCTACTTTG GTGAGCTTCCACTGTCTCTAGCAGCGTGCACCAACCAGCCTGAGATGGTGGACTACCTCATGGAGAACGAGTATCAGCAAGCAGATGCTATGCTGAGGGACTCTCAGGGCAACACAGTGCTGCATGCCCTGGTGGTGGTTGCCGACAACTCAAAGGAGAACACAGACTTCATCACCAGCATGTACGACCGCATCCTCACCACCACTGCTAGACTGCATCCTAAAGTGAAGCTGGTGGACATTGAGAACAACAAGGGGCTGACGCCTCTCAAAATGGCAGCCAAGACTGGCAAGATTGGg attttttcacacattttaaaaagggaaTTCCACCAGAGTCACACCAAACATTTGTCACGTAAATTCACTGAGTGGGTTTATGGACCCGTCCATTGCTCTCTGTTCGACTTGGCCTCTGTGGACTCATATGAGAACAACTCTGTTTTGGAGATACTGGTCTACGGCAGCGGCATTCCA AACCGCCATGAAATGCTCCAGACTGAGCTACTGAGCCGACTGCTGGAGGAGAAGTGGAAGAGGTTTGCAGGTCGATTGTTCTTCCTCCAGTTCTTGGTTTACTTGTTGTACCTGGCTATCTTCACTATAGTAGGATACAATAAGAAAGATGATAAG CCACCATTTCCAATTGAGTACAACACGTTGGGTTACCTGTATTTTGCAGGCCAGGTGCTGGTACTTGTGGCAAACTGCTATTTCTTTATCTTGGGG ATTGTAGACATGAGGAGGAAACGCCCCAAACTGCAAACACTGCTGGTTGATGGATACTATGAGATTCTCTT TTTTGTGCAGGGCATTCTCTTCCTGATATCCACCGGGCTGTATCTGGGAGGGCGGCAGGAGTACCTTGGCTTCCTGGTGATGTGTCTCGCTTTCAGCTGGGTGAACGTGCTCTACTACTCCAGGGGTGACAAACACATGGGCATCTACAGCGTCATGATACAGAAG ATGATTCTCAGTGATATTCTGCGCTTTCTTTTTGTCTACTTAGTCTTCCTCTTTGGATTTTCAGCAG cGGTGGTTACCCTGCTTATAGAGCCTCCTGAGAAAAACACCACTGCAACTCGAGCAACTCGTTTTTTTGAGCACACTGGTCCTAGTGAGGACTGTGTCAAAGTCTCGTACAGAAACATCTCCTACACCACACTACAGCTCTTTAAGTTCACCATAGGCATGGGCGATATGGAATTCACTCAGGACTACCAGTACAAGGAGATCTTCTATGTGCTCCTCATCGGCTACATCATTCTCACCTACATCCTGCTGCTCAACATGCTCATCGCTCTCATGAACCGCACCGTGGAAAAGATCACCATGGAGAGCGCCAGCATCTGGAAGCTGCAG AGAGCCATCACTATCCTGGACATGGAGAGAAGATTGCCTTTCTGTCTGAAGGAGAGGTTTCGCTGTGGGGTGAAGAAAAATCTTGGCACTGAAACTGGAGATGATCACCGCTGGTGTTTCAG